In Luteitalea sp. TBR-22, one genomic interval encodes:
- a CDS encoding FtsW/RodA/SpoVE family cell cycle protein produces the protein MRIIDTAATRPSARRRHPRAHRAAATELLALVLASAVVTLGVALAVMGRLVPRAGAPAASPLLLADVRSPETLAPLLVSFDGPGERLAVAERLVRHLATHEVPSHVGALAAVTIPAADVRADRRFDAVRARVGDRNGAVPVRLLAPSDLAALKARVIVRTASTYIRSVAIALAWMLAAFWGAHAVRRWRGRPDDPVLLPILLVLAGVGLMALVGVRDPLRDTMLAPPFALGIVAGVAVLLVASEIDYESWVLRRAVVAPLGAALGLAALLLVFGSGPGTSGVKVNLLGVQPVEIIRLLVVFAMAGALARRLDLLRALSEPATPDRPWLGLLRAPRWRDVRPVVGSMALVLAFFFLQKDLGPALVLSGVVLALYAVARGRAVAVVLGLVMLVAAFAAAEAIGVPATVGQRVRIWSQPWNNGVVGGNQIAHGLWAMASGAGWGSGPAIASPQFIPEGHTDFVIAAVGEQLGWVGVCVVFALYGLLAWRGLRVAVRAPGDYSALLGIGLTLALMVQAGVIAAGVLGLLPLTGVVTPFLSHGRSSMLANCAALGVLLAIARRQGAVREHLRQPVRVLASTLAGAALVIVGRAGWVQVVHADAIATTPSLSEQADGGFRFEYNPRLVAAARALERGTITDRQGLVIATSRRAEMAAIPAAWERAGLTPARPCDEDASRCYPLGGVAFGVLGDWATQANWGARNASFIERERDTTLKGFDDHQRLVDVPHPRTGEVHRVVLRDYSALLPIVRHGLDRSRPDVALLLSRPRDLQVSLDARLQQRVGQALRARIERGAHARGAAVVIDVDTGAVLASVSYPWPADVDGVRPDEDRARDALLDRARYGLYPPGSTFKLLVAAATLRSHPELQAVPHVCQRLPGGRVGAHIDGWSRPVRDDVMDTVPHGAVDLHRGLVVSCNAYFAQLAMDLGPRALIDAVSPFQIEVARPSTERALRGTLPHAAYGQAQVLASPMKMARVAAAIAGGGIVTPIAWTDGEAGAGDTATQWLAPADAERLARDMRDVVTAGTGRSLAGNPTPIAGKTGTAEVDGRPAHSWFVGFAPHGGARRIAFAVLVEHAGYGGRTAAPVAGDIVDAARALGYFR, from the coding sequence ATGCGCATCATCGACACGGCCGCGACGCGGCCGTCTGCCCGACGTCGGCACCCGCGGGCCCATCGTGCCGCGGCCACGGAACTGCTCGCGCTGGTGCTGGCCTCCGCGGTGGTGACGCTGGGCGTGGCGCTTGCCGTCATGGGGCGACTGGTGCCGAGGGCGGGTGCGCCTGCGGCATCTCCGCTGCTGCTGGCCGACGTCCGTTCGCCCGAGACGCTGGCACCCCTGCTGGTCTCCTTCGACGGGCCGGGCGAGCGCCTGGCGGTGGCCGAGCGGCTGGTGCGGCACCTGGCGACGCACGAGGTGCCGAGCCATGTCGGCGCGCTCGCCGCGGTCACGATCCCGGCCGCCGACGTCCGCGCCGATCGTCGCTTCGATGCCGTCCGCGCCCGAGTCGGCGACCGCAACGGCGCGGTCCCGGTGCGGCTCCTCGCCCCCTCGGACCTGGCAGCGCTCAAGGCGCGCGTCATCGTCCGCACCGCCTCGACCTACATCCGCAGCGTCGCGATCGCGCTGGCCTGGATGCTGGCCGCCTTCTGGGGGGCGCACGCGGTGCGCCGGTGGCGGGGACGACCCGACGACCCGGTGCTGCTGCCGATCCTGCTGGTGCTGGCCGGCGTCGGCCTGATGGCGCTGGTCGGCGTGCGCGATCCGCTGCGCGACACCATGCTCGCGCCGCCGTTCGCCCTGGGCATCGTCGCCGGCGTGGCCGTGCTGCTCGTCGCGTCCGAGATCGATTACGAATCCTGGGTGCTGCGGCGGGCGGTGGTGGCGCCGCTCGGGGCCGCGCTCGGGCTCGCCGCCCTGCTCCTCGTGTTCGGCTCGGGACCGGGCACGAGTGGCGTCAAGGTGAACCTGCTGGGCGTCCAGCCGGTCGAGATCATCCGCCTGCTCGTCGTGTTCGCGATGGCCGGCGCCCTGGCGCGCCGTCTCGACCTGCTGCGCGCGCTCTCCGAGCCCGCGACGCCCGACCGGCCATGGCTCGGCCTGCTGCGTGCGCCGCGATGGCGGGACGTGCGCCCGGTGGTCGGCAGCATGGCGCTGGTGCTGGCGTTCTTCTTCCTGCAGAAGGATCTCGGCCCGGCCCTGGTGCTGTCCGGGGTGGTGCTGGCGCTGTATGCGGTGGCCCGTGGGCGGGCCGTCGCGGTCGTCCTCGGCCTGGTGATGCTCGTCGCGGCGTTCGCGGCCGCCGAGGCCATCGGCGTGCCGGCCACGGTGGGGCAGCGTGTCCGCATCTGGAGCCAGCCGTGGAACAACGGCGTGGTGGGAGGCAACCAGATCGCGCACGGTCTATGGGCGATGGCATCCGGGGCCGGATGGGGCTCGGGGCCGGCGATTGCCTCGCCGCAGTTCATCCCCGAAGGCCACACCGACTTCGTGATCGCGGCCGTCGGTGAGCAGCTCGGTTGGGTGGGCGTGTGCGTGGTGTTCGCGCTGTACGGCCTGCTGGCCTGGCGCGGGCTCCGGGTGGCCGTGCGTGCGCCCGGCGACTACAGCGCCCTGCTCGGGATCGGGCTGACGCTGGCGTTGATGGTGCAGGCGGGCGTGATTGCCGCCGGCGTTCTCGGCCTGCTGCCGCTCACCGGCGTGGTCACGCCGTTCCTCAGCCACGGCCGGTCGTCGATGCTGGCCAACTGCGCGGCGCTCGGCGTGCTGCTGGCCATCGCCCGTCGGCAGGGCGCGGTGCGCGAGCACCTGCGACAGCCGGTGCGGGTGCTCGCCTCGACGCTGGCGGGCGCGGCGCTGGTCATCGTGGGGCGAGCCGGCTGGGTGCAGGTGGTGCATGCCGACGCGATCGCGACCACGCCCAGTCTCAGCGAGCAGGCCGACGGCGGCTTCCGCTTCGAGTACAACCCACGGCTGGTGGCTGCGGCGCGGGCCCTCGAGCGCGGGACCATCACCGATCGCCAGGGGCTGGTGATCGCGACGAGCCGGCGCGCCGAGATGGCGGCGATCCCGGCGGCCTGGGAACGCGCCGGCCTGACTCCGGCGCGGCCGTGCGACGAGGACGCATCGCGCTGCTATCCGCTCGGCGGCGTCGCCTTCGGCGTGCTGGGCGACTGGGCGACGCAGGCCAACTGGGGCGCGCGCAATGCCTCGTTCATCGAGCGCGAACGAGACACGACGCTGAAAGGCTTCGACGATCACCAGCGGCTCGTCGACGTGCCCCATCCGCGCACCGGCGAGGTCCACCGGGTCGTGCTCCGCGACTACTCGGCGCTGTTGCCGATCGTCCGTCACGGCCTCGACCGCTCCCGCCCGGACGTCGCGCTGCTGCTGTCGCGGCCGCGCGACCTGCAGGTGTCGCTCGACGCGCGCCTGCAGCAGCGGGTGGGCCAGGCCCTGCGCGCCCGCATCGAGCGCGGCGCGCACGCGCGCGGCGCGGCCGTGGTGATCGACGTGGACACCGGCGCGGTCCTCGCCTCGGTGAGCTACCCCTGGCCCGCCGACGTCGACGGCGTTCGGCCCGACGAGGACCGCGCCCGCGACGCCTTGCTCGATCGCGCGCGCTACGGCCTCTACCCGCCCGGGTCGACCTTCAAGTTGCTGGTCGCGGCGGCCACCCTGCGCAGCCACCCGGAACTGCAGGCCGTGCCGCACGTGTGCCAGCGACTGCCGGGTGGGCGGGTCGGCGCCCACATCGACGGCTGGTCGCGGCCCGTGCGAGACGACGTGATGGACACGGTGCCGCACGGCGCGGTGGACCTGCACCGCGGCCTGGTGGTCTCCTGCAACGCCTACTTCGCCCAGCTCGCCATGGACCTCGGGCCGCGCGCCCTCATCGACGCGGTGTCGCCGTTCCAGATCGAGGTGGCGCGCCCGTCGACCGAGCGGGCGCTGCGCGGCACGCTGCCGCATGCCGCCTACGGCCAGGCCCAGGTGCTGGCCTCGCCGATGAAGATGGCGCGCGTCGCTGCGGCCATCGCGGGAGGCGGCATCGTCACGCCGATCGCGTGGACCGATGGTGAGGCAGGCGCGGGGGACACGGCGACGCAGTGGCTCGCGCCCGCCGATGCCGAGAGGCTGGCGCGCGACATGCGCGACGTGGTCACCGCCGGCACCGGCCGCAGCCTGGCGGGCAACCCCACGCCGATCGCCGGCAAGACCGGCACGGCCGAGGTCGACGGCCGGCCGGCGCACTCGTGGTTCGTCGGGTTCGCCCCCCATGGCGGCGCGCGTCGGATTGCCTTTGCCGTCCTCGTCGAGCACGCCGGCTATGGCGGCCGCACCGCCGCGCCCGTCGCCGGCGACATCGTCGACGCGGCGCGCGCCCTCGGCTACTTCCGCTGA